One Echeneis naucrates chromosome 16, fEcheNa1.1, whole genome shotgun sequence DNA window includes the following coding sequences:
- the c16h11orf24 gene encoding uncharacterized protein C11orf24 homolog: MSQYPSTFQLSPWVCLHLLCLLLFATDSASFILPNDVPPPAAANQPIQFNTEQTQANCSTTCGHEAVSQNATAKESSQTKPTLVRMLGNSSVDADPKHTSHILKGSSSTAGSYESTAAPSDGRTLTDAAPVTSISLTLLTTTTTITQLTSKTTTAQLTPTTTTAQLATTATTTQPKSSNTTQWLTVKATTTLPSATTTVDFTTPTGTKMIPSSLSSSSSSSSSSAAMLQPNAPTTRMPPSQTTFIPIVPSTAGTTSASSITKHNKPVAVVEAAGGVLTSQLVDTASLLAVLLFGLLFFLVTVAMFITQAYESYRRKDYTQVDYLINGMYTDSGV; the protein is encoded by the exons atGTCCCAATATCCCTCGACATTTCAGCTGAGTCCTTGGGTGTGTCTTCACctcctctgcctgctgctgttcGCCACTGACTCTGCCTCCTTCATATTACCTAACGATGTCccacctccagctgcagcaaacCAACCAATTCAGTTcaacacagaacaaacacaagCTAACTGCTCCACCACAT GTGgtcatgaagctgtcagtcaaaatgCAACAGCAAAGGAGTCCTCACAGACCAAGCCCACTCTTGTGAGAATGTTGGGGAATTCATCTGTTGATGCAGACCCTAAACACACCAGTCATATCCTCAAAGGGAGCAGTTCAACAGCAGGTTCATATGAGTCTACAGCTGCACCATCTGATGGCCGGACATTAACAGATGCTGCACCAGTGACTTCTATATCATTAACATtgttaacaacaacaaccacaataaCTCAGTTGACTTCGAAAACCACAACAGCACAGCTGACTCCGACAACCACAACAGCACAGCTGGCCACtacagccacaacaacacagccaaaaagttcaaacacaacacagtggcTTACAGTAAAAGCAACAACCACACTTCCAAGTGCTACCACAACAGTTGATTTTACAACACCCACAGGTACAAAGATGATACCTTCATCActgtcgtcgtcgtcgtcgtcatcatcatcatcagctgccATGCTACAGCCAAATGCTCCAACTACCAGGATGCCACCATCTCAGACCACCTTTATACCCATAGTGCCATCTACTGCTGGAACTACTAGTGCAAGTTCTAtcaccaaacacaacaagccAGTTGCTGTGGTAGAAGCAGCAGGGGGCGTTCTGACTAGCCAGCTGGTGGATACAGCATCTCTGCTGGCTGTCTTGCTCTTCGGTCTGCTCTTCTTCTTGGTCACAGTGGCCATGTTTATCACACAGGCCTATGAGAGCTACAGGAGGAAGGACTATACCCAGGTGGATTACCTGATTAATGGCATGTACACAGACTCTGGAGTGTGA